In Diceros bicornis minor isolate mBicDic1 chromosome 24, mDicBic1.mat.cur, whole genome shotgun sequence, the following are encoded in one genomic region:
- the LOC131420750 gene encoding zinc finger protein 317-like, with the protein MTGVCTSSGKDWSLVASFSFLSFVCLVIRLSHDENTTKDRGQESVTFKGVVVDFPQEEWALVDTSQRKLHRDVMLENSHLVSVGKRSDLYNQDMIPIPDTCRKNPSHCMPMVKFQGGEPGSPTLENWEWDGY; encoded by the exons ATGACCGGTGTATGTACAAGTAGTGGAAAAGACTGGAGTCTCgtggcttctttttctttcctcagctTTGTCTGCTTAGTTATCAGACTGTCGCACGATGAGAATACTACTAAAGACAGGGGGCAG GAATCAGTGACCTTCAAGGGTGTGGTTGTGGACTTCCCCCAGGAAGAGTGGGCTTTGGTGGACACATCCCAGAGGAAGCTGCACAGAGATGTGATGCTAGAGAACAGTCATCTTGTCTCTGTGG gCAAGAGAAGTGACCTTTACAACCAAGACATGATACCTATACCAGATACCTGCAGGAAGAACCCATCTCACTGCATGCCAATGGTTAAGTTTCAAGGGGGTGAACCCGGGTCCCCTACATTAGAGAACTGGGAATGGGATGGTTATTAG